In Clostridium sporogenes, one genomic interval encodes:
- a CDS encoding anti-sigma factor domain-containing protein, giving the protein MNKKGIVMEIHKNKVGILTSSGEFIYVANPNVSPNLGEIYESEEIKLKSSAYKNIKKFSLMAASLLIIFICSIFIRTYNAPVSSVTIKINPSIKLQANRWNKVINVTPLNEDGTNLLKNLNLKNKGLEKGIDLILEEAKKENYINNDYKNSSKAISINFTGDTSSLTLSNIEDNLKNLKVKYNIESPQGIKTNYDKDNIKANDNNKTKHNNKTPVNKDKNLKDNDKNNNSIDKTISKDADSEIKKYNGNKKNNISNKENNNIKNNGNRNNTKEKSNSSNTKISNTIKNNSANKSQKNKVEVDKNIKKEPPSENKNGKTIKGKSGSQK; this is encoded by the coding sequence ATGAATAAAAAAGGAATAGTAATGGAAATTCATAAAAATAAAGTTGGCATATTAACCTCTAGTGGTGAATTTATTTATGTAGCAAATCCTAATGTTTCCCCTAACCTAGGTGAAATATATGAATCTGAGGAAATTAAGTTAAAATCCTCTGCCTATAAAAATATAAAAAAGTTTTCTCTTATGGCAGCTTCTTTGCTCATTATTTTTATATGTTCTATATTTATAAGGACTTATAATGCACCAGTTTCTTCTGTAACTATAAAAATAAATCCCTCTATTAAATTACAGGCAAATAGATGGAACAAAGTTATTAATGTTACTCCTTTAAATGAAGACGGTACTAATTTATTAAAAAACTTAAATCTTAAAAATAAAGGCTTAGAAAAAGGAATTGATTTAATACTAGAAGAAGCTAAAAAAGAAAATTATATAAATAATGACTATAAAAATAGTTCTAAAGCCATATCCATAAACTTTACTGGAGATACTTCTAGTTTAACCCTTAGTAATATAGAAGATAACCTTAAAAATTTAAAGGTAAAGTACAATATAGAAAGCCCTCAGGGTATTAAAACAAACTATGATAAGGATAATATAAAAGCAAATGATAATAATAAAACAAAACATAATAATAAAACTCCAGTTAATAAGGACAAGAATCTAAAGGATAATGATAAAAATAATAATTCTATTGATAAAACTATCTCCAAAGATGCAGATTCTGAAATAAAAAAATACAATGGAAATAAAAAAAATAACATTTCTAATAAAGAAAATAATAATATTAAAAATAATGGAAATCGCAATAATACTAAAGAAAAGTCCAATAGCAGTAACACTAAAATTTCAAATACTATAAAAAACAATTCAGCCAATAAATCGCAAAAAAATAAAGTGGAAGTAGATAAAAATATTAAAAAAGAACCACCGTCTGAAAATAAAAACGGAAAAACCATAAAAGGTAAATCAGGAAGTCAAAAATAA
- a CDS encoding methyl-accepting chemotaxis protein gives MVKTIKGKLVFLVAILVGAIVYMGGYSIKNLDNVNEKSTEISKKWVPAMVYSEELNTMTSDLRILEYDHIISTNAEMMNEKEREMEEKSKEIEKYLALYKKTVDSKEDEELFNTVEKEWNEYLQQNKKVIGLSRQLKTEEAAKIMREESKQSFDKASDSLLKLAQFNKNKTEKASLEGDKHFDTAMKINLTLMILLSAIGGVLGMLIIKGIRKSLNVLKGELDELSERGGDLTQEIKVNSKDEINDLAKSLNKFIQNIKDIIKTVNESADSIEIVVDSIKTNVTDLNNDVEEVSATTEELSSNMQETAASAEEMSATSQEIEKAIESIAQKSQAGATQAGEINERAEQTKENVQASQKKAKEIFANTKVELERAIESSKVVEQINVLSESIMEITSQTNLLALNAAIEAARAGEAGKGFSVVADEIRKLAEQSKDTVTEIQNITIKVIESVKNLSDSSSNLLTFVSTDMDNDYKTMLSVADKYSEDASFVDTLVTDFSSTSEELLASLQDVVKTVDGVAQAASEGAGGTTDIACRILEVNNKSNDVLQEALKSEESANKLKKEISKFKI, from the coding sequence TTGGTAAAAACGATAAAGGGTAAACTAGTTTTTCTTGTCGCTATATTAGTAGGTGCAATTGTATATATGGGAGGATATTCAATAAAAAATTTAGATAATGTAAATGAAAAGTCTACTGAAATTTCTAAAAAATGGGTACCTGCCATGGTATATTCCGAGGAATTAAATACAATGACCTCAGATCTTAGAATACTAGAATATGATCATATTATTTCTACTAATGCAGAAATGATGAATGAAAAAGAAAGAGAAATGGAGGAAAAAAGTAAGGAAATAGAAAAATATTTAGCTCTTTACAAAAAAACAGTGGACTCAAAAGAGGATGAAGAGTTATTTAATACTGTAGAAAAGGAGTGGAATGAATATTTACAACAAAATAAGAAAGTAATAGGCTTAAGTAGACAATTAAAAACAGAGGAAGCTGCAAAGATAATGAGAGAAGAATCTAAACAATCCTTTGATAAAGCCTCAGATTCTTTATTGAAATTAGCTCAATTTAATAAAAACAAAACAGAAAAGGCTAGCTTAGAAGGGGATAAGCATTTTGATACTGCTATGAAAATAAATTTAACTTTAATGATATTATTATCTGCTATAGGTGGAGTTTTAGGAATGCTTATTATTAAGGGTATAAGAAAGTCCTTAAATGTTTTAAAGGGAGAATTAGATGAATTATCTGAAAGAGGGGGAGATTTAACTCAAGAAATAAAAGTTAATTCTAAGGATGAAATAAATGATCTTGCTAAAAGTTTAAATAAATTCATACAAAATATAAAGGATATTATTAAAACTGTTAATGAAAGTGCAGATAGCATTGAAATTGTTGTAGATAGTATAAAAACTAATGTTACAGATTTAAATAATGATGTAGAGGAGGTTTCTGCAACTACAGAAGAACTTTCTTCTAATATGCAAGAAACTGCGGCTTCAGCAGAAGAGATGTCAGCAACTTCTCAAGAGATAGAAAAAGCTATTGAATCCATTGCACAAAAATCCCAGGCAGGTGCTACTCAAGCGGGAGAAATAAATGAGAGAGCAGAACAAACAAAAGAAAATGTACAAGCTTCTCAGAAAAAGGCCAAGGAAATATTTGCAAATACAAAAGTAGAGCTTGAAAGGGCTATAGAATCTTCAAAGGTTGTAGAACAGATAAATGTACTTTCAGAATCTATAATGGAAATAACCTCACAAACAAATCTTCTTGCATTAAATGCAGCTATTGAAGCCGCAAGGGCAGGAGAAGCAGGAAAGGGTTTTTCAGTTGTAGCTGATGAAATAAGAAAACTTGCTGAACAATCAAAGGATACGGTAACAGAAATACAAAATATAACAATTAAAGTAATAGAATCGGTAAAAAATCTTTCCGATAGTTCAAGTAATCTATTAACTTTTGTGTCTACAGATATGGATAATGATTATAAGACTATGCTAAGTGTAGCAGACAAATATAGCGAAGATGCTAGCTTTGTTGATACTCTTGTAACAGATTTTAGTTCAACCTCAGAGGAACTTTTAGCATCTTTGCAGGATGTAGTTAAAACTGTAGATGGAGTAGCACAAGCTGCTAGTGAAGGTGCAGGAGGTACTACAGACATTGCATGTAGAATACTAGAAGTAAATAATAAATCAAATGATGTACTTCAAGAAGCTCTAAAATCAGAAGAAAGCGCTAACAAACTAAAAAAAGAAATTTCTAAATTTAAGATTTAA
- a CDS encoding HIT family protein, with the protein MSNCVFCNYNPTEIIAENRVAFAILDKFPVNEGHTLIIPKRHFENFFEATEEEVKGIYSLMHEVKEMLDIQYEPVGYNVGVNIGYDAGQTIMHLHIHFIPRYKGDVVNPRGGIRKLKTPLMEYDG; encoded by the coding sequence ATGAGCAATTGTGTATTTTGTAATTATAATCCTACAGAAATAATAGCAGAAAATAGAGTTGCGTTTGCTATATTAGACAAATTTCCAGTAAATGAAGGACATACATTAATAATTCCTAAAAGACATTTTGAAAATTTTTTTGAAGCTACAGAGGAAGAAGTAAAGGGAATTTATTCTCTTATGCACGAAGTTAAGGAAATGCTAGATATTCAGTATGAACCAGTAGGATACAATGTAGGGGTGAATATAGGATATGATGCTGGACAAACTATAATGCATCTTCATATTCATTTTATTCCAAGATATAAAGGTGATGTAGTAAATCCTAGAGGAGGAATAAGAAAGTTAAAAACTCCTCTAATGGAATATGATGGTTAA
- the cloSI gene encoding clostripain, which produces MLKNKLSILLTTTLVAASLFSFKPVHADTVTNSNKTNLNNVRQEVQKAKNNNQKVTIMYYCDADNNLESSLLSDIEEMKKGYNDSPNLNLVTLVDRSSRYSNDKTVFGEDFEDTRLYKIEHNKTQRLGGGNEFPEISLNSNYEANMGDAGTLKKFINYCKANYKADKYVLIMANHGGGAKEKINSDSNVNRAICWDDSHYDGNEPDCLYMGEISDHLTEEQSVDLLAFDACLMGTAEVAYQYRPGNGGFSADSIVASSPVVWGPGFQYDNILSRIKSGGGSSNEDDLTLGGKERNFDPATITNEELGALFVEEQRDSTHASGSYDQHLSFYDSTKVEAVKKSIDKLAVNLSNENKKSEIEKLRGSRNNTNLMHYFDEYSQGEWIEYPYFDIYDLCQKINEGENFSNETKALASICMNNIDDMVVYSFGGPSKEFKEGKNGLSIFLPDGNREYSSYYQPSATPHWNMQSWYNSIDTVKNGLPPYGKLNWCRDGQDPKVNKVGNWFELLDSWFDKTNGVDGGVNHYQW; this is translated from the coding sequence ATGTTAAAAAACAAATTATCTATTCTCTTGACTACTACTTTGGTGGCTGCTTCTCTTTTTAGTTTCAAACCGGTCCATGCTGATACAGTAACTAATTCTAATAAAACTAATCTAAATAATGTTAGGCAGGAAGTACAGAAAGCTAAAAATAATAATCAAAAGGTAACAATTATGTATTATTGTGATGCAGATAATAATTTAGAATCTTCCTTATTAAGTGATATTGAAGAAATGAAAAAAGGATATAACGATAGTCCTAATTTAAATTTAGTTACACTTGTAGATAGATCTTCAAGATACAGTAATGATAAAACAGTTTTTGGTGAAGATTTTGAAGATACCCGTTTATATAAGATAGAGCATAATAAAACTCAAAGATTAGGTGGAGGAAATGAATTTCCGGAAATAAGTCTTAATAGTAATTATGAAGCAAATATGGGGGATGCTGGTACTCTTAAAAAATTCATTAATTATTGTAAAGCCAATTATAAGGCTGATAAATATGTCCTTATAATGGCTAACCATGGGGGAGGAGCAAAAGAAAAAATTAATAGTGATTCAAATGTAAATAGAGCAATTTGTTGGGATGACAGTCATTATGATGGCAATGAACCAGATTGTCTTTATATGGGAGAGATTTCAGATCATTTAACAGAGGAGCAATCTGTTGATTTGCTTGCTTTTGATGCATGCTTGATGGGAACAGCAGAGGTGGCATATCAATATAGACCAGGTAATGGAGGGTTCTCAGCTGATAGTATAGTTGCTTCAAGTCCAGTAGTTTGGGGTCCTGGATTTCAATATGACAACATATTAAGTAGAATAAAATCCGGTGGAGGAAGTAGCAATGAAGATGACTTAACATTAGGTGGCAAAGAGAGAAACTTTGATCCTGCAACTATTACTAATGAAGAATTAGGAGCATTATTTGTAGAAGAACAGAGAGATTCCACCCATGCTAGCGGAAGTTATGATCAACATTTGAGTTTTTATGATTCAACTAAAGTGGAGGCAGTAAAAAAATCAATAGATAAATTAGCTGTTAATTTAAGTAATGAAAATAAAAAATCTGAAATTGAAAAATTAAGAGGAAGTAGAAATAATACTAATTTAATGCACTACTTTGATGAATATAGTCAAGGAGAGTGGATTGAATATCCTTACTTTGATATATATGATTTATGCCAAAAGATAAATGAAGGTGAAAATTTTAGTAACGAAACTAAAGCATTGGCTTCTATTTGTATGAATAATATAGATGATATGGTAGTTTATTCTTTTGGAGGTCCTAGCAAAGAGTTTAAAGAAGGTAAAAATGGTTTAAGTATATTTTTACCAGATGGAAATAGAGAATATTCAAGTTATTATCAACCAAGTGCAACTCCTCATTGGAATATGCAAAGTTGGTATAACTCAATAGATACAGTTAAAAATGGATTACCTCCTTATGGAAAATTAAATTGGTGCAGAGATGGACAAGATCCAAAAGTAAATAAAGTTGGAAATTGGTTTGAGCTTTTAGATTCTTGGTTTGATAAAACTAATGGGGTAGATGGTGGCGTTAATCATTATCAATGGTAA
- a CDS encoding glutamate decarboxylase encodes MLYSSKNKQSNDTYATPIFGITKDNYSIPKYKINENSIAPNIAYRMIKDELMNEGNARLNLATFCQTYMEDKATKLMAETLQKNAIDKSEYPQTAEIENRCVNIISDLWNVPKDMNFLGTSTVGSSEACMLGGLSMKFRWRDQAEKLGIDINNKKPNLVISSGYQVCWEKFCVYWDIEMRTVPMDEDNLSLNIDKILDYVDEYTIGIIGILGITYTGKFDDIKALDEALEKYNNEHDIKVYIHVDAASGGFFTPFINPEILWDFRLKNVVSINASGHKYGLVYPGIGWILWKDQEYLPKDLIFEVSYLGGKMPTLAINFSRSGSQIIGQYYNFLRFGFEGYKKIHERTKEVAMYISKELEATGLFSIYNDGSNLPIVCYKLKEQSKVKWNLYDLSDRLAMKGWQIPAYPLPENLNHIIIQRIVCRSDLGYNLAELLIKDFKTAINDLNNAHILFHEEENQGIYGFTH; translated from the coding sequence ATGCTCTATTCTTCGAAAAACAAACAAAGTAATGATACCTATGCTACCCCTATTTTTGGTATCACTAAGGATAATTACTCAATTCCTAAGTACAAAATTAATGAAAATTCCATTGCACCTAATATAGCCTATCGTATGATTAAAGATGAACTTATGAATGAAGGTAACGCACGCTTAAATTTAGCTACTTTTTGTCAAACCTATATGGAAGATAAAGCTACCAAGCTTATGGCTGAAACCTTACAAAAAAATGCTATTGATAAGTCTGAATACCCACAAACCGCCGAAATAGAGAATCGCTGTGTTAATATTATTTCAGATCTTTGGAATGTCCCAAAGGATATGAACTTCTTAGGTACCTCTACTGTAGGTTCTTCAGAAGCTTGTATGTTAGGTGGCCTGTCTATGAAATTCCGTTGGCGTGATCAAGCTGAAAAATTAGGTATTGATATTAATAATAAGAAACCTAACTTAGTAATATCATCTGGTTATCAGGTATGTTGGGAAAAATTCTGTGTATATTGGGATATTGAAATGCGTACCGTTCCTATGGATGAGGATAATCTAAGTTTAAATATAGATAAAATTCTTGATTATGTAGATGAATATACTATAGGAATTATAGGTATTTTAGGTATAACTTATACAGGTAAATTTGATGATATTAAAGCTTTAGATGAAGCCCTTGAAAAATATAATAATGAGCATGATATAAAGGTATATATTCATGTAGATGCTGCTTCTGGTGGTTTTTTCACCCCATTTATTAATCCAGAAATTTTGTGGGATTTTCGTCTAAAAAATGTAGTTTCTATAAATGCATCCGGCCATAAATATGGATTAGTTTATCCAGGAATAGGTTGGATTCTGTGGAAAGATCAAGAATATCTTCCTAAAGATTTAATATTTGAAGTAAGTTATTTAGGTGGCAAAATGCCAACCTTAGCTATTAATTTTTCTAGATCTGGAAGTCAAATTATAGGACAATATTATAATTTCCTACGCTTTGGTTTTGAAGGATATAAAAAAATTCATGAACGCACAAAAGAGGTAGCTATGTATATTTCAAAAGAGCTTGAAGCTACGGGATTATTCAGTATATATAATGATGGCAGTAATCTTCCTATAGTTTGTTATAAACTAAAGGAACAATCTAAGGTAAAATGGAATCTTTATGATTTATCAGATAGACTAGCTATGAAAGGCTGGCAAATACCAGCTTACCCTCTCCCTGAAAATCTTAACCATATAATAATACAAAGAATAGTTTGTCGTTCAGATCTAGGATATAATTTAGCAGAACTATTGATAAAAGATTTTAAAACAGCAATAAATGATTTGAATAATGCTCATATATTATTTCACGAAGAAGAAAACCAAGGTATTTATGGATTTACTCATTAG
- a CDS encoding DUF5667 domain-containing protein, translated as MKRIFILTISALIFLGGSVKAEGTVSLKDEAGITPDSVLYNIDTVFENISLNLAADKDKPEQLLDILNERLGEIEVLAEKDKDELVEKTLKDYNNTVEEVENTLEELEQDTKKGEKLEESIDNIQEIIVENRENSIKVLEDIKDKLPDKARKNIETVIEMQKNKKEAVKLMVEKRHEFNEAKKDYNKAKAALKKAQALGDAETIKKAKEELKSIEEVYNAKKQALNEAIENKKQIVKEKKKINDNKKDKIVKNNSSKDKVKSKNEVKEKDNTEVNQKQENIQRNTNTKENKIKENNSDKQKVNNTNPDLNKASEVNVHNEISHKVIENKEKVQKVNSNNNKEKIEKVNEKSSKTNKGDK; from the coding sequence ATGAAAAGAATATTCATATTAACAATTTCAGCTTTAATATTTTTGGGAGGTAGTGTAAAGGCAGAAGGAACAGTATCCTTAAAGGATGAAGCAGGTATAACTCCAGATAGTGTTCTTTATAACATAGATACAGTCTTTGAAAATATAAGTTTAAATTTAGCAGCTGATAAAGATAAGCCAGAACAATTATTGGATATATTAAATGAAAGACTTGGAGAAATAGAGGTTTTAGCTGAAAAGGACAAAGATGAATTAGTAGAAAAAACTTTGAAGGATTATAATAATACGGTAGAAGAAGTTGAAAATACCCTAGAAGAATTAGAACAAGATACAAAGAAAGGAGAAAAATTAGAAGAAAGTATAGATAATATACAAGAGATTATTGTTGAAAATAGAGAGAATTCTATAAAAGTATTAGAGGATATAAAAGATAAATTGCCGGATAAAGCTAGAAAAAATATAGAAACTGTAATAGAAATGCAAAAAAATAAAAAAGAAGCAGTAAAACTTATGGTAGAAAAAAGACATGAATTTAATGAAGCTAAAAAAGATTATAATAAAGCAAAGGCCGCTTTAAAGAAAGCACAAGCTTTAGGTGATGCAGAAACTATAAAGAAAGCAAAAGAAGAACTTAAAAGTATTGAAGAAGTTTACAATGCGAAAAAGCAAGCTTTAAATGAAGCAATAGAAAATAAAAAACAAATAGTTAAAGAAAAGAAGAAAATTAATGATAATAAAAAAGATAAAATTGTAAAAAATAATAGCAGTAAAGATAAAGTAAAGAGCAAGAATGAAGTTAAGGAAAAAGATAATACTGAAGTAAATCAAAAACAAGAGAATATACAAAGAAATACAAATACAAAAGAGAACAAGATTAAAGAAAATAATAGTGATAAACAAAAAGTTAATAATACTAATCCAGATTTAAATAAAGCTTCAGAGGTAAATGTACATAATGAAATTTCTCATAAGGTTATAGAAAATAAAGAAAAAGTACAAAAAGTTAATTCTAACAATAATAAAGAAAAAATAGAAAAAGTAAATGAAAAATCTTCTAAAACGAACAAAGGCGATAAATAA
- a CDS encoding sigma-70 family RNA polymerase sigma factor: MELDFLRKENRDKFIKDSMNFIYKTTNRICKKNLDRKNDDEISIALIAFNKACDTYDNKKGSFFTYASVIIKNSLIDFFKKSDRIPYLIWSEDDDFNAIDNNVSMNNFNIASENSIRMEEIKLLNQELRKYKLSFKDIAESCPRHKDTRDSLLNIALACIHTETMVSYLQNKKQLPVKEICLLTNSKRKLIENWRKYLIVLIIILSSDDYPYIKGYLNIEKAGDN, encoded by the coding sequence ATGGAGCTAGATTTTTTAAGAAAGGAAAATAGAGATAAATTCATAAAAGATAGTATGAATTTTATATATAAAACCACAAATAGGATTTGCAAAAAAAATTTAGATCGTAAAAATGATGATGAAATAAGTATTGCTCTTATAGCTTTTAATAAAGCTTGTGATACCTATGATAATAAAAAGGGAAGCTTTTTTACCTATGCCTCCGTAATAATAAAAAATTCCTTAATAGACTTTTTCAAAAAGTCAGATAGAATTCCTTATTTAATTTGGAGTGAAGATGATGACTTTAATGCTATTGATAATAATGTTTCCATGAATAATTTTAATATAGCTTCAGAAAATTCTATAAGAATGGAAGAAATAAAATTATTAAATCAAGAACTAAGGAAATATAAATTATCTTTTAAAGATATTGCAGAAAGTTGTCCAAGACATAAAGATACTAGGGATAGCTTATTAAATATAGCTTTAGCTTGTATACATACTGAAACCATGGTTTCCTATTTACAAAATAAAAAACAACTTCCTGTTAAAGAGATATGCTTACTTACAAATAGTAAAAGAAAGTTAATAGAAAACTGGAGAAAATATTTAATAGTACTAATTATAATATTATCTAGCGATGATTACCCCTATATTAAAGGATATCTTAATATTGAAAAGGCAGGTGATAATTGA
- a CDS encoding Rqc2 family fibronectin-binding protein, producing the protein MALDGIFLFSIINEMKTKILDGRVDKVTQPEKDEIVLSIKNNRKTYKLLISSSAVYPKIHFTDIPKKNPMQPPMFCMVLRKYLNSSKIINIRQLDTDRIALIDFESADEMGFNSIYTLIIEIMGRHSNITLVRERDNLIMDSIKHVTPEINSVRNLYPSIEYVYPPASLKLNPFNFSLEDFKNYIENNNVKLNTSMFSNIFTGIARPFSKEIFYRLEEENNLEITLENMDEIYVATKSIFDDLENENFSFNCYLDTDTVKDFYCVDLHSLDNLKNIHYESPSLLIESFYFQKDKADRLNSKSSDLNKLMNLNIERCEKKIKILEGNLKDCGEKEKFQICGEILTANIYALKKGMDKVNLLNYYTNEYMDIKLDPNKNPSDNIQKYFKKYNKLKKTEVAAKEQIELTCDELKYLNSVLTSIKNADSYDDIDEIKRELIETGYIKFKKKNNKKIKNTKPLHFISSDGIDIYVGKNNIQNDYLTLKFASNHDIWMHTKNIPGSHVIVKNFQGNVPEKTLEEAATLAAFYSKSKDSTKVPVDYTEVKNVHKPNGAKPGMVIYYTNKTIFIDPKDPDLKQI; encoded by the coding sequence ATGGCTTTAGATGGGATTTTTTTATTTAGTATAATAAATGAAATGAAAACCAAAATATTAGATGGTAGAGTAGATAAAGTAACTCAACCGGAAAAGGATGAAATAGTTTTATCCATAAAAAATAATAGAAAAACTTACAAACTTTTAATTAGTTCTAGTGCTGTATACCCTAAAATACATTTTACGGATATTCCTAAGAAAAATCCTATGCAGCCTCCTATGTTTTGCATGGTTCTTAGAAAATATTTAAATTCTTCTAAAATAATAAATATAAGACAATTGGATACTGATAGAATAGCATTAATAGATTTTGAAAGTGCTGACGAAATGGGATTTAATAGCATATATACATTAATTATAGAGATTATGGGAAGGCATAGTAATATAACTCTAGTAAGAGAAAGGGATAATCTAATAATGGATAGCATAAAACATGTTACCCCTGAAATAAATAGTGTAAGAAATCTTTATCCCTCTATAGAATATGTATATCCACCAGCCTCTTTAAAACTAAACCCTTTTAATTTTTCACTAGAGGATTTTAAAAATTATATAGAAAACAATAATGTAAAGCTTAATACATCTATGTTTTCTAATATTTTTACGGGAATCGCAAGACCTTTTTCCAAGGAAATTTTTTATAGATTAGAAGAAGAAAATAATCTAGAAATTACTTTAGAAAACATGGATGAAATATATGTTGCTACAAAAAGTATATTTGATGACCTAGAAAATGAAAATTTCTCTTTTAACTGTTATTTAGATACGGATACTGTAAAAGATTTTTATTGTGTAGATCTTCATAGTTTGGATAACTTAAAAAATATACACTATGAAAGCCCTTCTCTTCTTATAGAATCCTTTTACTTTCAAAAAGATAAGGCAGATAGATTAAATTCTAAAAGTTCTGATCTTAACAAATTAATGAATCTAAACATTGAAAGATGCGAAAAGAAGATTAAAATATTAGAAGGGAATTTAAAGGACTGCGGTGAAAAAGAAAAATTCCAAATATGTGGAGAAATTTTAACTGCTAACATATATGCTCTTAAAAAGGGCATGGATAAAGTAAATCTTTTAAATTATTACACTAATGAATACATGGATATAAAGCTAGATCCTAACAAAAATCCTTCTGATAATATACAAAAATACTTTAAAAAATACAATAAGTTAAAAAAGACTGAAGTTGCAGCTAAAGAACAAATAGAACTTACTTGTGATGAGTTAAAATATCTAAATTCCGTTTTAACTAGTATAAAAAATGCAGATAGTTATGATGATATAGATGAGATAAAAAGAGAACTTATTGAAACAGGCTATATTAAATTTAAAAAGAAAAATAATAAAAAGATTAAAAATACAAAGCCCCTACACTTTATTTCCTCAGATGGCATAGATATTTATGTAGGAAAAAACAATATACAAAATGATTACCTAACATTAAAATTTGCTAGCAATCATGACATTTGGATGCATACAAAAAATATACCTGGCTCCCATGTAATAGTTAAAAATTTCCAAGGAAATGTTCCAGAAAAAACTTTAGAAGAAGCTGCCACCTTGGCAGCCTTTTATAGTAAATCTAAGGACTCTACAAAGGTTCCTGTAGACTACACAGAGGTTAAAAATGTTCACAAACCTAATGGAGCGAAACCAGGTATGGTTATATACTACACAAACAAAACCATATTTATAGATCCAAAAGATCCTGATTTAAAACAAATTTAG
- the truA gene encoding tRNA pseudouridine(38-40) synthase TruA, producing the protein MTNIKLYIQYDGSKYNGWQKQKENDNTIQGKIENVLSLMTGEDINLIGSGRTDAGVHANMQVANFHTNFQGSTNEILNYCYEYLPKDIVVYDAFHVDERFHSRLNVKKKKYTYKICNKKLHDVFSRKYSYHVPETLDIEDMKEACTYLVGRHDFASFTAARSKKKSTVRTLYSIDIIKKDGYVDIVYLGSGFLHKMIRILTGTLIEIGLHNLSPMDVKTILEAEDRRKAGPTAPSQGLFMTSVTYE; encoded by the coding sequence ATGACTAATATAAAATTATACATACAATACGATGGTTCTAAATATAACGGTTGGCAAAAACAAAAAGAAAATGACAATACTATTCAAGGGAAAATTGAAAATGTACTTTCTCTTATGACAGGAGAAGATATAAACCTAATAGGTTCTGGTAGAACAGATGCAGGCGTACATGCAAATATGCAGGTAGCTAATTTTCATACAAATTTTCAAGGTTCTACAAATGAAATATTAAATTATTGCTATGAATACTTACCTAAAGATATTGTAGTTTATGATGCCTTTCATGTAGATGAGAGATTTCACTCTAGATTAAATGTTAAAAAGAAAAAATATACCTATAAGATTTGTAATAAAAAACTTCATGATGTATTCTCTAGGAAATACTCTTATCATGTACCAGAAACTTTAGATATAGAGGATATGAAAGAAGCTTGTACTTATTTAGTAGGAAGACATGATTTTGCATCTTTTACTGCAGCAAGATCAAAAAAGAAATCTACTGTAAGAACTCTTTATAGCATAGATATTATAAAAAAGGATGGCTATGTAGATATAGTATATTTAGGTAGTGGATTCTTACATAAAATGATAAGAATATTAACAGGTACTCTTATAGAAATAGGATTACACAATCTAAGCCCTATGGACGTAAAAACCATACTAGAGGCAGAAGATAGAAGAAAAGCGGGCCCTACTGCCCCAAGTCAAGGATTATTTATGACCAGTGTAACCTATGAATAA